From the genome of Populus trichocarpa isolate Nisqually-1 chromosome 15, P.trichocarpa_v4.1, whole genome shotgun sequence, one region includes:
- the LOC18105729 gene encoding protein Asterix, with protein sequence MSSHNNNSASANDPRQPLAAKPFVAPMVSPQDLPVDYSGFIAVILGVAGVMFRYKLCSWLALIFCAQSLSNMRNMENDLKQISMASMFAIMGLVTNYLGPARPGSQS encoded by the exons ATGTCATCGCACAACAACAACTCGGCTTCGGCGAACGATCCACGGCAGCCATTGGCCGCGAAACCGTTTGTTGCACCGATGGTTTCACCGCAGGATCTACCCGTTGATTACTCAGGTTTCATTGCGGTTATCCTCGGAGTGGCAGGCGTCATGTttagg TACAAGCTGTGCTCGTGGCTTGCTCTCATATTCTGTGCCCAATCTCTCTCAAACATGAGGAATATGGAAAATGATCTTAAGCAGATTTCCATGGCATCCAT GTTTGCAATCATGGGATTGGTTACAAATTACTTGGGTCCAGCTCGACCTGGCTCACAAAGTTGA